From Vigna unguiculata cultivar IT97K-499-35 chromosome 5, ASM411807v1, whole genome shotgun sequence, the proteins below share one genomic window:
- the LOC114185141 gene encoding small G protein signaling modulator 1-like isoform X4, protein MHSSIGTGSLAYVVGSKVMDVRTYSKDGRKLQDNIEESTCYDNNVEVGKCYDRSNICTEEAKVSHWNSSNDGVELVSLRVSTDNVAYDSSGQQNSSSPKSGREDEELDYVSASSFDFPHLSVTDMFENSGKYQSGIELRDKLPVPEQSIFEDESMHSFRINNNVDLVIESNSKQPLATLHPMDSEIGIASPDEEEPGLLSKNQVYQAQMVNQLKISDVPQPAMIRSSISQAWPVSEERVSEWLWTLHRIVVDVVRTDSHLEFYEDTRNLARMSDILAVYAWVDPATGYCQGMSDLLSPFVVIFEDNADAFWCFEMLLRRMRENFQMEGPTRVLKQLRALWNILELLDKEMFAHLSKIGAESLHFAFRMLLVLFRRELSFNEALSMWEMMWAADFDESLAYDLEENCLEALELHLPGDSSNDLREVIADSGDASVKGRSQSNHNENDNTKASSHSSHERTCTSGYSIKLKLFSSHSFCGLARNIWQKNDRAKMNSISSSMKENNELATFCVAAILVLNRQKILRETHSFDDIIKIFNDKMLKINVKRCITTAIKLQKKYFNKVIKKMNYGEEKVD, encoded by the exons ATGCATTCAAGTATTGGAACTGGTTCATTGGCATATGTTGTTGGATCCAAAGTAATGGATGTGCGGACTTATTCCAAAGATGGCCGGAAATTACAGGATAATATAGAAGAATCTACTTGTTATGATAATAATGTTGAAGTAGGAAAATGTTATGATAGGAGCAATATCTGTACAGAGGAAGCAAAAGTAAGCCATTGGAATAGCTCAAATGATGGGGTCGAACTAGTTAGTTTGAGAGTCAGCACTGATAATGTAGCATATGATTCTTCTGGTCAACAAAACTCCAGTTCCCCAAAGTCAGGGAGAGAAGATGAGGAATTGGATTATGTAAGTGCCAGTAGTTTTGATTTTCCTCATTTATCTGTCACTGATATGTTTGAAAATAGTGGTAAATATCAGTCAGGCATAGAGCTCAGGGATAAGCTTCCTGTGCCAGAACAATCAATATTTGAAGATGAAAGTATGCATAGCTTTCGAATTAATAACAATGTAGATTTAGTTATTGAATCAAATAGCAAACAACCTCTTGCTACCTTACATCCCATGGACTCTGAAATTGGAATTGCTTCACCTGATGAGGAAGAGCCGGGACTTCTGTCTAAGAATCAAGTTTATCAAGCACAGATGGTAAATCAACTAAAAATATCAGATGTACCTCAGCCAGCAATGATACGATCCTCAATTTCTCAAGCTTGGCCTGTCAGTGAAGAGAGAGTATCAGAATGGCTTTGGACCTTGCATAGGATAG TTGTTGATGTTGTGAGGACTGATAGTCATCTTGAATTCTATGAGGACACGAGAAATTTAGCCAGAATGTCAGATATTCTTGCTGTCTATGCCTGGGTTGATCCTGCTACGGGGTATTGCCAAG GTATGAGCGATTTGCTGTCTCCCTTTGTTGTAATCTTTGAGGATAATGCAGATGCATTTTGGTGTTTTGAGATGCTTTTAAGGAGAATG agagaaaattttcaaatggaAGGCCCAACTAGAGTGTTGAAGCAATTGCGAGCCTTATGGAATATTCTTGAACTGTTAGACAAAGAAATGTTTGCCCACCTTTCGAAAATTGGAGCTGAAAGCCTTCATTTTGCATTTCGTATGTTGCTGGTTCTTTTTCGAAGAGAGTTGTCTTTCAATGAGGCTCTTTCAATGTGGGAG ATGATGTGGGCAGCTGACTTTGATGAATCCTTGGCTTATGACTTAGAAGAGAATTGCCTGGAAGCATTGGAATTACATCTTCCTGGAGACTCGAGCAATGATCTGAGAGAAGTAATTGCAGACAGTGGTGATGCTAGTGTGAAGGGTAGGTCACAGTCAAATCATAATGAAAATGACAACACAAAAGCTAGCTCACATTCAAGTCATGAAAGAACTTGTACCTCTGGATACAGCATCAAATTGAAGTTGTTCTCATCCCATTCCTTTTGTGGATTGGCAAGGAATATCTGGCAAAAAAATGATCGAGCAAAAATGAACAGTATTTCCTCttcaatgaaagaaaataatgagtTGGCCACATTCTGCGTTGCAGCAATTCTGGTTTTAAACCGCCAGAAGATCCTTCGAGAAACTCACTCCTTTGATGATATAATAAAG aTCTTCAATGACAAGATGCTAAAGATCAATGTGAAAAGATGCATAACAACTGCAATCAAACtccaaaagaaatattttaacaag GTAATCAAGAAAATGAATTATGGTGAGGAGAAAGTGGACTAA
- the LOC114185141 gene encoding small G protein signaling modulator 1-like isoform X3, which produces MLKPDKWQAMSDSEGKVSGFRKALKLIVLGGVDPSIRPEVWEFLLGCYTLSSTAEYRRRLRAARREHYRDLIKQCQTMHSSIGTGSLAYVVGSKVMDVRTYSKDGRKLQDNIEESTCYDNNVEVGKCYDRSNICTEEAKVSHWNSSNDGVELVSLRVSTDNVAYDSSGQQNSSSPKSGREDEELDYVSASSFDFPHLSVTDMFENSGKYQSGIELRDKLPVPEQSIFEDESMHSFRINNNVDLVIESNSKQPLATLHPMDSEIGIASPDEEEPGLLSKNQVYQAQMVNQLKISDVPQPAMIRSSISQAWPVSEERVSEWLWTLHRIVVDVVRTDSHLEFYEDTRNLARMSDILAVYAWVDPATGYCQGMSDLLSPFVVIFEDNADAFWCFEMLLRRMRENFQMEGPTRVLKQLRALWNILELLDKEMFAHLSKIGAESLHFAFRMLLVLFRRELSFNEALSMWEMMWAADFDESLAYDLEENCLEALELHLPGDSSNDLREVIADSGDASVKGRSQSNHNENDNTKASSHSSHERTCTSGYSIKLKLFSSHSFCGLARNIWQKNDRAKMNSISSSMKENNELATFCVAAILVLNRQKILRETHSFDDIIKIFNDKMLKINVKRCITTAIKLQKKYFNKVIKKMNYGEEKVD; this is translated from the exons ATGCTTAAGCCAGACAAGTGGCAAGCCATGTCAGATAGTGAAGGAAAGGTGTCTGGTTTCCGGAAAGCTCTAAAATTGATTGTGCTGGGG GGTGTAGATCCATCAATAAGACCTGAAGTTTGGGAGTTTTTACTAGGTTGTTATACGCTGAGCAGCACTGCTGAGTATCGGAGAAGGTTGAGAGCGGCTAGGAG GGAGCATTATAGGGACCTGATTAAGCAATGCCAAACAATGCATTCAAGTATTGGAACTGGTTCATTGGCATATGTTGTTGGATCCAAAGTAATGGATGTGCGGACTTATTCCAAAGATGGCCGGAAATTACAGGATAATATAGAAGAATCTACTTGTTATGATAATAATGTTGAAGTAGGAAAATGTTATGATAGGAGCAATATCTGTACAGAGGAAGCAAAAGTAAGCCATTGGAATAGCTCAAATGATGGGGTCGAACTAGTTAGTTTGAGAGTCAGCACTGATAATGTAGCATATGATTCTTCTGGTCAACAAAACTCCAGTTCCCCAAAGTCAGGGAGAGAAGATGAGGAATTGGATTATGTAAGTGCCAGTAGTTTTGATTTTCCTCATTTATCTGTCACTGATATGTTTGAAAATAGTGGTAAATATCAGTCAGGCATAGAGCTCAGGGATAAGCTTCCTGTGCCAGAACAATCAATATTTGAAGATGAAAGTATGCATAGCTTTCGAATTAATAACAATGTAGATTTAGTTATTGAATCAAATAGCAAACAACCTCTTGCTACCTTACATCCCATGGACTCTGAAATTGGAATTGCTTCACCTGATGAGGAAGAGCCGGGACTTCTGTCTAAGAATCAAGTTTATCAAGCACAGATGGTAAATCAACTAAAAATATCAGATGTACCTCAGCCAGCAATGATACGATCCTCAATTTCTCAAGCTTGGCCTGTCAGTGAAGAGAGAGTATCAGAATGGCTTTGGACCTTGCATAGGATAG TTGTTGATGTTGTGAGGACTGATAGTCATCTTGAATTCTATGAGGACACGAGAAATTTAGCCAGAATGTCAGATATTCTTGCTGTCTATGCCTGGGTTGATCCTGCTACGGGGTATTGCCAAG GTATGAGCGATTTGCTGTCTCCCTTTGTTGTAATCTTTGAGGATAATGCAGATGCATTTTGGTGTTTTGAGATGCTTTTAAGGAGAATG agagaaaattttcaaatggaAGGCCCAACTAGAGTGTTGAAGCAATTGCGAGCCTTATGGAATATTCTTGAACTGTTAGACAAAGAAATGTTTGCCCACCTTTCGAAAATTGGAGCTGAAAGCCTTCATTTTGCATTTCGTATGTTGCTGGTTCTTTTTCGAAGAGAGTTGTCTTTCAATGAGGCTCTTTCAATGTGGGAG ATGATGTGGGCAGCTGACTTTGATGAATCCTTGGCTTATGACTTAGAAGAGAATTGCCTGGAAGCATTGGAATTACATCTTCCTGGAGACTCGAGCAATGATCTGAGAGAAGTAATTGCAGACAGTGGTGATGCTAGTGTGAAGGGTAGGTCACAGTCAAATCATAATGAAAATGACAACACAAAAGCTAGCTCACATTCAAGTCATGAAAGAACTTGTACCTCTGGATACAGCATCAAATTGAAGTTGTTCTCATCCCATTCCTTTTGTGGATTGGCAAGGAATATCTGGCAAAAAAATGATCGAGCAAAAATGAACAGTATTTCCTCttcaatgaaagaaaataatgagtTGGCCACATTCTGCGTTGCAGCAATTCTGGTTTTAAACCGCCAGAAGATCCTTCGAGAAACTCACTCCTTTGATGATATAATAAAG aTCTTCAATGACAAGATGCTAAAGATCAATGTGAAAAGATGCATAACAACTGCAATCAAACtccaaaagaaatattttaacaag GTAATCAAGAAAATGAATTATGGTGAGGAGAAAGTGGACTAA
- the LOC114185141 gene encoding small G protein signaling modulator 1-like isoform X2 — translation MYCCGEENQWNCGNAGAINVRKLSSIVRDIGDPCLSHSPAKVKRMLKPDKWQAMSDSEGKVSGFRKALKLIVLGGVDPSIRPEVWEFLLGCYTLSSTAEYRRRLRAARREHYRDLIKQCQTMHSSIGTGSLAYVVGSKVMDVRTYSKDGRKLQDNIEESTCYDNNVEVGKCYDRSNICTEEAKVSHWNSSNDGVELVSLRVSTDNVAYDSSGQQNSSSPKSGREDEELDYVSASSFDFPHLSVTDMFENSGKYQSGIELRDKLPVPEQSIFEDESMHSFRINNNVDLVIESNSKQPLATLHPMDSEIGIASPDEEEPGLLSKNQVYQAQMVNQLKISDVPQPAMIRSSISQAWPVSEERVSEWLWTLHRIVVDVVRTDSHLEFYEDTRNLARMSDILAVYAWVDPATGYCQGMSDLLSPFVVIFEDNADAFWCFEMLLRRMRENFQMEGPTRVLKQLRALWNILELLDKEMFAHLSKIGAESLHFAFRMLLVLFRRELSFNEALSMWEMMWAADFDESLAYDLEENCLEALELHLPGDSSNDLREVIADSGDASVKGRSQSNHNENDNTKASSHSSHERTCTSGYSIKLKLFSSHSFCGLARNIWQKNDRAKMNSISSSMKENNELATFCVAAILVLNRQKILRETHSFDDIIKIFNDKMLKINVKRCITTAIKLQKKYFNKVIKKMNYGEEKVD, via the exons ATGTATTGTTGTGGCGAAGAGAACCAATGGAATTGTGGAAACGCTGGGGCTATCAATGTTCGAAAACTGAGTTCCATTGTGCGTGACATTGGGGATCCCTGCCTTTCTCACTCGCCCGCAAAG GTAAAGAGAATGCTTAAGCCAGACAAGTGGCAAGCCATGTCAGATAGTGAAGGAAAGGTGTCTGGTTTCCGGAAAGCTCTAAAATTGATTGTGCTGGGG GGTGTAGATCCATCAATAAGACCTGAAGTTTGGGAGTTTTTACTAGGTTGTTATACGCTGAGCAGCACTGCTGAGTATCGGAGAAGGTTGAGAGCGGCTAGGAG GGAGCATTATAGGGACCTGATTAAGCAATGCCAAACAATGCATTCAAGTATTGGAACTGGTTCATTGGCATATGTTGTTGGATCCAAAGTAATGGATGTGCGGACTTATTCCAAAGATGGCCGGAAATTACAGGATAATATAGAAGAATCTACTTGTTATGATAATAATGTTGAAGTAGGAAAATGTTATGATAGGAGCAATATCTGTACAGAGGAAGCAAAAGTAAGCCATTGGAATAGCTCAAATGATGGGGTCGAACTAGTTAGTTTGAGAGTCAGCACTGATAATGTAGCATATGATTCTTCTGGTCAACAAAACTCCAGTTCCCCAAAGTCAGGGAGAGAAGATGAGGAATTGGATTATGTAAGTGCCAGTAGTTTTGATTTTCCTCATTTATCTGTCACTGATATGTTTGAAAATAGTGGTAAATATCAGTCAGGCATAGAGCTCAGGGATAAGCTTCCTGTGCCAGAACAATCAATATTTGAAGATGAAAGTATGCATAGCTTTCGAATTAATAACAATGTAGATTTAGTTATTGAATCAAATAGCAAACAACCTCTTGCTACCTTACATCCCATGGACTCTGAAATTGGAATTGCTTCACCTGATGAGGAAGAGCCGGGACTTCTGTCTAAGAATCAAGTTTATCAAGCACAGATGGTAAATCAACTAAAAATATCAGATGTACCTCAGCCAGCAATGATACGATCCTCAATTTCTCAAGCTTGGCCTGTCAGTGAAGAGAGAGTATCAGAATGGCTTTGGACCTTGCATAGGATAG TTGTTGATGTTGTGAGGACTGATAGTCATCTTGAATTCTATGAGGACACGAGAAATTTAGCCAGAATGTCAGATATTCTTGCTGTCTATGCCTGGGTTGATCCTGCTACGGGGTATTGCCAAG GTATGAGCGATTTGCTGTCTCCCTTTGTTGTAATCTTTGAGGATAATGCAGATGCATTTTGGTGTTTTGAGATGCTTTTAAGGAGAATG agagaaaattttcaaatggaAGGCCCAACTAGAGTGTTGAAGCAATTGCGAGCCTTATGGAATATTCTTGAACTGTTAGACAAAGAAATGTTTGCCCACCTTTCGAAAATTGGAGCTGAAAGCCTTCATTTTGCATTTCGTATGTTGCTGGTTCTTTTTCGAAGAGAGTTGTCTTTCAATGAGGCTCTTTCAATGTGGGAG ATGATGTGGGCAGCTGACTTTGATGAATCCTTGGCTTATGACTTAGAAGAGAATTGCCTGGAAGCATTGGAATTACATCTTCCTGGAGACTCGAGCAATGATCTGAGAGAAGTAATTGCAGACAGTGGTGATGCTAGTGTGAAGGGTAGGTCACAGTCAAATCATAATGAAAATGACAACACAAAAGCTAGCTCACATTCAAGTCATGAAAGAACTTGTACCTCTGGATACAGCATCAAATTGAAGTTGTTCTCATCCCATTCCTTTTGTGGATTGGCAAGGAATATCTGGCAAAAAAATGATCGAGCAAAAATGAACAGTATTTCCTCttcaatgaaagaaaataatgagtTGGCCACATTCTGCGTTGCAGCAATTCTGGTTTTAAACCGCCAGAAGATCCTTCGAGAAACTCACTCCTTTGATGATATAATAAAG aTCTTCAATGACAAGATGCTAAAGATCAATGTGAAAAGATGCATAACAACTGCAATCAAACtccaaaagaaatattttaacaag GTAATCAAGAAAATGAATTATGGTGAGGAGAAAGTGGACTAA
- the LOC114185143 gene encoding probable peroxidase 26 — MLVAVPQTNKNSVIQRTRVSRKWDSPKMERTMRVAFPLVVFAVATMCYGVADAAVVKPPPTYLKWHYYRITNTCLYAEEYVRHQVKLFWDRDRSITAKLLRLVYSDCFVTGCDASILLDEGPNPEKKAPQNRGLGGFVVIDKIKDVLESRCPGKVSCADILHLATRDAVHLAGGPSYPVLTGRKDSSSTSDAASVDLPSPSISLQKLLDYFKSRNLNEVHMTTLLGAHTMGRTHCSYIVDRLYNYNGSGKPDPSMSATLLDSLRKLCPPRKKGQPDPLVYLNPESGSNYNFTESYYRRILSNNAVLGVDQQLLYGNNTKQITEEFAVGFEDFRKNFATAMYKMGNFKVLTGNQGEIRKNCRYTNK; from the exons ATGTTAGTGGCAGTACCGCAAACAAACAAGAATAGTGTTATACAAAGAACAAGAGTAAGCCGGAAGTGGGACTCACCCAAAATGGAGAGAACTATGCGTGTGGCCTTCCCACTCGTAGTTTTTGCAGTGGCGACCATGTGTTACGGGGTGGCAGACGCAGCAGTGGTGAAACCTCCGCCGACGTATTTGAAGTGGCATTATTACAGGATCACCAATACATGCCTCTACGCGGAGGAGTATGTCCGTCACCAAGTTAAACTGTTTTGGGATAGAGACAGAAGCATTACGGCAAAGCTCCTCCGCTTGGTTTACTCCGACTGTTTTGTCACT GGATGTGATGCGTCTATTCTGCTTGACGAAGGACCAAATCCAGAGAAAAAAGCGCCACAAAACCGGGGGCTTGGAGGATTTGTAGTCATTGACAAGATCAAAGATGTTCTCGAATCACGATGCCCTGGAAAAGTCTCTTGTGCTGATATACTTCACCTCGCCACCAGAGATGCTGTTCATCTG GCAGGTGGACCCTCTTACCCAGTTTTAACAGGAAGAAAGGACAGCAGCAGTACATCAGATGCTGCATCGGTAGACCTTCCATCACCATCCATCTCGCTGCAGAAACTTCTAGACTATTTCAAATCGAGGAACTTGAACGAAGTACACATGACAACACTTCTAG GAGCACACACAATGGGTAGAACACATTGTAGCTACATTGTTGACCGCCTGTACAACTACAATGGGTCCGGCAAACCCGATCCAAGCATGAGTGCCACTCTACTAGATTCACTTAGAAAACTTTGCCCGCCAAGGAAGAAGGGACAGCCAGATCCTCTGGTATACCTAAACCCAGAGTCTGGATCAAATTACAACTTCACAGAGTCATACTACAGAAGAATCCTATCCAACAACGCTGTCCTAGGAGTTGATCAACAATTACTATATGGTAATAACACTAAACAGATAACCGAGGAGTTCGCCGTGGGATTTGAAGATTTTCGGAAAAATTTTGCTACAGCAATGTACAAAATGGGGAATTTCAAGGTTTTAACAGGAAACCAAGGTGAAATACGCAAAAATTGCCGATACACAAATAAGTAG
- the LOC114183180 gene encoding uncharacterized protein LOC114183180 — MANPSGNHQEHTHVSSSAPETSGAALAMKHNPGISLDWTAEEQTILEDGLSKYASESNIVRYAKIALQLQHKTVRDVALRVRWMNKKENSKRRKDDHNLTRKSKDKKERVSDPAVKSSNFAARSNVSPYAPPMITMDNDDGISYTAIGGPTGELLEQNAQALNQISTNLSAFQVQENINLFCQTRDNILKIVNELNDSPEVMKQMPPLPVKVNEELANSILPRTALPPQSS, encoded by the exons ATGGCGAACCCATCTGGGAACCATCAAGAACACACGCACGTGTCGTCTTCTGCTCCAGAAACTTCAGGTGCGGCTCTCGCCATGAAGCACAACCCTGGCATCTCCCTCGATTGGACCGCCGAAGAACAAACCATTCTCGAAGATGGACTCTCCAA GTATGCCTCAGAATCCAACATAGTTCGCTATGCGAAGATTGCCCTACAGTTACAGCATAAAACAGTTCGTGATGTAGCACTGCGAGTCAGGTGGATGAAT aagaaagaaaatagcAAGAGAAGGAAGGATGATCATAATTTAACTCGgaaaagtaaagataaaaag GAAAGGGTTTCTGATCCTGCAGTAAAGTCATCTAACTTTGCTGCTCGGTCCAATGTCTCTCCTTATGCTCCACCAATGATTACAATGGACAACGATGATGGCATCTCTTATACAG CAATTGGTGGTCCCACCGGTGAGCTATTAGAGCAAAATGCACAGGCCTTGAATCAAATCTCCACAAATCTTTCTGCTTTCCAG GTACAGGAGAACATCAATCTTTTCTGCCAAACTAGAGACAACATCCTTAAAATTGTGAACGA GTTAAATGATTCACCAGAGGTGATGAAGCAAATGCCACCTCTTCCTGTGAAAGTGAATGAAGAGCTAGCCAATTCCATACTTCCAAGAACAGCTCTCCCTCCACAATCATCATAA
- the LOC114185141 gene encoding small G protein signaling modulator 1-like isoform X1, whose translation MYCCGEENQWNCGNAGAINVRKLSSIVRDIGDPCLSHSPAKVVVTVKRMLKPDKWQAMSDSEGKVSGFRKALKLIVLGGVDPSIRPEVWEFLLGCYTLSSTAEYRRRLRAARREHYRDLIKQCQTMHSSIGTGSLAYVVGSKVMDVRTYSKDGRKLQDNIEESTCYDNNVEVGKCYDRSNICTEEAKVSHWNSSNDGVELVSLRVSTDNVAYDSSGQQNSSSPKSGREDEELDYVSASSFDFPHLSVTDMFENSGKYQSGIELRDKLPVPEQSIFEDESMHSFRINNNVDLVIESNSKQPLATLHPMDSEIGIASPDEEEPGLLSKNQVYQAQMVNQLKISDVPQPAMIRSSISQAWPVSEERVSEWLWTLHRIVVDVVRTDSHLEFYEDTRNLARMSDILAVYAWVDPATGYCQGMSDLLSPFVVIFEDNADAFWCFEMLLRRMRENFQMEGPTRVLKQLRALWNILELLDKEMFAHLSKIGAESLHFAFRMLLVLFRRELSFNEALSMWEMMWAADFDESLAYDLEENCLEALELHLPGDSSNDLREVIADSGDASVKGRSQSNHNENDNTKASSHSSHERTCTSGYSIKLKLFSSHSFCGLARNIWQKNDRAKMNSISSSMKENNELATFCVAAILVLNRQKILRETHSFDDIIKIFNDKMLKINVKRCITTAIKLQKKYFNKVIKKMNYGEEKVD comes from the exons ATGTATTGTTGTGGCGAAGAGAACCAATGGAATTGTGGAAACGCTGGGGCTATCAATGTTCGAAAACTGAGTTCCATTGTGCGTGACATTGGGGATCCCTGCCTTTCTCACTCGCCCGCAAAGGTTGTTGTAACT GTAAAGAGAATGCTTAAGCCAGACAAGTGGCAAGCCATGTCAGATAGTGAAGGAAAGGTGTCTGGTTTCCGGAAAGCTCTAAAATTGATTGTGCTGGGG GGTGTAGATCCATCAATAAGACCTGAAGTTTGGGAGTTTTTACTAGGTTGTTATACGCTGAGCAGCACTGCTGAGTATCGGAGAAGGTTGAGAGCGGCTAGGAG GGAGCATTATAGGGACCTGATTAAGCAATGCCAAACAATGCATTCAAGTATTGGAACTGGTTCATTGGCATATGTTGTTGGATCCAAAGTAATGGATGTGCGGACTTATTCCAAAGATGGCCGGAAATTACAGGATAATATAGAAGAATCTACTTGTTATGATAATAATGTTGAAGTAGGAAAATGTTATGATAGGAGCAATATCTGTACAGAGGAAGCAAAAGTAAGCCATTGGAATAGCTCAAATGATGGGGTCGAACTAGTTAGTTTGAGAGTCAGCACTGATAATGTAGCATATGATTCTTCTGGTCAACAAAACTCCAGTTCCCCAAAGTCAGGGAGAGAAGATGAGGAATTGGATTATGTAAGTGCCAGTAGTTTTGATTTTCCTCATTTATCTGTCACTGATATGTTTGAAAATAGTGGTAAATATCAGTCAGGCATAGAGCTCAGGGATAAGCTTCCTGTGCCAGAACAATCAATATTTGAAGATGAAAGTATGCATAGCTTTCGAATTAATAACAATGTAGATTTAGTTATTGAATCAAATAGCAAACAACCTCTTGCTACCTTACATCCCATGGACTCTGAAATTGGAATTGCTTCACCTGATGAGGAAGAGCCGGGACTTCTGTCTAAGAATCAAGTTTATCAAGCACAGATGGTAAATCAACTAAAAATATCAGATGTACCTCAGCCAGCAATGATACGATCCTCAATTTCTCAAGCTTGGCCTGTCAGTGAAGAGAGAGTATCAGAATGGCTTTGGACCTTGCATAGGATAG TTGTTGATGTTGTGAGGACTGATAGTCATCTTGAATTCTATGAGGACACGAGAAATTTAGCCAGAATGTCAGATATTCTTGCTGTCTATGCCTGGGTTGATCCTGCTACGGGGTATTGCCAAG GTATGAGCGATTTGCTGTCTCCCTTTGTTGTAATCTTTGAGGATAATGCAGATGCATTTTGGTGTTTTGAGATGCTTTTAAGGAGAATG agagaaaattttcaaatggaAGGCCCAACTAGAGTGTTGAAGCAATTGCGAGCCTTATGGAATATTCTTGAACTGTTAGACAAAGAAATGTTTGCCCACCTTTCGAAAATTGGAGCTGAAAGCCTTCATTTTGCATTTCGTATGTTGCTGGTTCTTTTTCGAAGAGAGTTGTCTTTCAATGAGGCTCTTTCAATGTGGGAG ATGATGTGGGCAGCTGACTTTGATGAATCCTTGGCTTATGACTTAGAAGAGAATTGCCTGGAAGCATTGGAATTACATCTTCCTGGAGACTCGAGCAATGATCTGAGAGAAGTAATTGCAGACAGTGGTGATGCTAGTGTGAAGGGTAGGTCACAGTCAAATCATAATGAAAATGACAACACAAAAGCTAGCTCACATTCAAGTCATGAAAGAACTTGTACCTCTGGATACAGCATCAAATTGAAGTTGTTCTCATCCCATTCCTTTTGTGGATTGGCAAGGAATATCTGGCAAAAAAATGATCGAGCAAAAATGAACAGTATTTCCTCttcaatgaaagaaaataatgagtTGGCCACATTCTGCGTTGCAGCAATTCTGGTTTTAAACCGCCAGAAGATCCTTCGAGAAACTCACTCCTTTGATGATATAATAAAG aTCTTCAATGACAAGATGCTAAAGATCAATGTGAAAAGATGCATAACAACTGCAATCAAACtccaaaagaaatattttaacaag GTAATCAAGAAAATGAATTATGGTGAGGAGAAAGTGGACTAA